A window of Bradyrhizobium diazoefficiens genomic DNA:
CGGCGCCGCAACCGACCATCAGGCGCTGATCGTTGCGGCGCAGATTGAAGAACTTTCCCAACAGCGAGGCGATCCCCGAGCCGATCTGGGTATAGCCCGCCTCGAGGCCGACCGAGGCGCCGCAGCCGTTGGAGATCAGCGTCTGGCTCGACACCACCACGCTGTCACGCATCGACAGATTGCCGCCGCGCAGCGCGTTCGCCTCGACCGGGTCGACCGCGCTCGAAATCTTCATGCGCCGCCGCGACCATTCCATGACGCCGAGCGCCAGCCCGCCGAGCGCGGGCGCGATCAGCGCCGCCCACGGGCTCACATAGGCGTTGGACGAGAGGCGCACGTCGATCGGGATGCCGTAGATCACCACATGCGCGATCTGCGCGATCTCGGCCATCAGCGTCACGATCGCCCCGGCCAGCGTGCCGATCACGAGCGCCAGCGGGATCAGGTAGAACTCGTTGCTGCGCAGAAGCGCACGCAGCCGAACCATGGTGCGGTTCGATCCCTTGCGATCGACGATATGCCTGATCCGCACGAACACCTTCTGCCCGCCCTACCCTTCCGACAGGCCGTAGCCGGCCATGCGCTGGCGGACCCGGTCGATCTCGGCGCTGGGGAGCAGCGGCGGTTGTCCGATCTGGAGGCAGCCGTGATATTGCCGCGCCAGCGTCTCGACCTCGACGGCCAGCCAAATCGCCTTGTCCAGCGTCTTGCCGATCGCGATCATGCCGTGATGGTCCAGCAGGCAGGCCAGCCGCCCCTCCAGCGCCCGCACGGCATATTCGGACAACTCCGCGGTTCCGAACGTCGCATAGGGCGCGCAGCGGATGCTGTCGCCGCCGGCCGCCGCGATCATGTAGTGCACCGGCGGAATCTCCATGCCCATGATGGCCAGAACGGTGCAATAGGTCGGATGGGCGTGCACGACGGCGTCGACGTCGGGCCGCAACTTCAGGATGTCGCGATGAAAGCGCCACTCGCTCGACGGCTTCTGGTCGGCTGCGTGCGCGCCGTCCATGGTCATGAAGACGATCTGGTCCGGCGTCATGGCCTCATAGGGCACGCTGGTCGGCGTGACCAAAAGTCCCCCCACATGCCGGACAGAGATATTGCCCGAGGTGCCCTGGTTGATGCCGAGCGCGTTCATGCGCCGGCAAGCGTCGATGATGGCCTGTCTCTTGGCGAGCTCGTCCGCAGTCATCGATATCCCGATTTCCTGACGATGGGCTTGTTAAACCGGAAGTACGTCAAAGCAACGTGGCAGTGCAAGCGAAAGCGACCCGAATCCGGTGCCACCTTGGCGCCCTCCTGCCAAATCACGAAATGGACGGCAAAATCAATGGATTCACGGATTATCGCAGCCCTATGACAGGCTGGTCCGGACGGCCGCAATCCCGTTGATCACGAACTGCACGGAATAGGCGGCGAGCAGCATGCCGAGAACACGCGAGAGCACGGCATTTCCGGTGCGTCCGAGGGTGCGGGCGATCAGGTGAGCCGAGACGAAGCACAGCATGCAGACCAGGCAAACCGCGAGGACGACCGCGATGATGATCGCGAGCCTCGTCCCATAGCCGGCATCGCCGGAAAGGAGCAGCGTGGTCGCAATCGCCCCCGGGCCGGCCATCATGGGGATGGCCAGGGGAAACACCGCGACATCGGAGGCGTGCTCCGACGTCGCCTTGTCGGCCTCGCGGGCCTCGCGATGCGGACGATCGCCGAAGATCATCTGGTAGGACACGCCGAACAGCAGCAGCCCGCCGGCGATCTGGAAGGCGGGAATGCCGATTCCGAGCTGGCGGAGCAGCCAGTTTCCGACCAGCGCGATCACCACCAGGATCGAGGCCGCGATCAGCGGCGCGCGCAACGCGATCATACGCTTGACCGTGTCGGGCATGCCCCCGGTCGCAGCGAGAAAGGCTGGCGCAAGGCCGACCGGATCGACAACCAACAACAGCGTCACGAAGGCGGACAGGGCGAAGTCGAGCATGGGAGGGGCATCTCGGGCGTGGCTCGGGCAGCAAGCCTTAACGGCTCGCGGCGGCCTTCGCGAGGAACATTTGCTTTCGAAGAATCTTTATCGCCTGAGGATTGAGGAAGGCGACGCCTTCCCTTGTCACCTCAAGAGGAGGATGTATGGCCAAACGATCGAAGAAACGCACAACCAAGAAGACCGCGGCGCGCCGACCGCGTCAGGCGCCCAAGATGCTGAGCGACCTGTTTCTGGAGACGCTGAAGGACATCTATTTCGCCGAGAACAAGATCATCAAGACCCTGCCCAAGATGGCCAAGGCCGCGCAATCGAAGGATTTGGCGGCCGCCTTCAACAAGCACCTGCGTGAGACCCAGGGCCAGGTCAAGCGGCTGGACCAGATCTTCAAGATGCTGGGCAAGCCTGCACGCGGCAAGCCCTGCGAGGCGATCAACGGCATCACCGACGAGGGCGCCGAGATCATGAAGGAATTCAAGGGCGCGCCGGCCCTCGATGCGGGACTGCTTTCGGCTGCCCAGGCGGTCGAGCACTATGAGATCTCGCGCTATGGCACCCTTCGCACCTGGGCCGAGGAGCTCGGCATGCAGGACGCAGCCAGGCTGCTTCAGGCGACGCTGGAAGAGGAAGAAGCGACCGACCATACGCTGACCGAGCTCGCCACCTCCGTGATCAATCTCGAGGCGGAAGACGAGTACCGAGCGGCAGCCTGACCCGCACCCCTGCCAATGGCGCAACGCCGCGGTCGATGCCGCGGCGTTTGCGTTTTGGATCGCACGACGGCGCATGGCACGTCAGCGACACCGCACTGGATTTTCCCGGAACCAGCCCCATATGCAGCCTTTCCCAGCCCTGAGCCCCGCATCATGCAACCCAAAAATCCCCTCGACTGGATGCTGTCCGAAGCCCTGGACACGCTGACCCGCGCCGACCGGCTGCGCCAGCAGTTCGGCCGCCAGGAGGCCTGCTGGGAGCCGCCGATCGACGTGCTCGAAACCGAGCATGAGCTCCTGATCCTGGTGGCGCTTCCCGGCGTCAACCCTGACAATGTCGAGACGGTCATTCATGACGGCGTGCTCGTCATCTCCGGCCAGCGTACCCTTCCGCCGGAGCTCCGCAACGCCCGCATCCACCGGCTCGAGCTGCCGCAGGGGCGTTTTGAGCGCCGCATTGCATTGCCGCTCGGCCGCTACGCCATCAGCCGCTTCGTGATGGACGGCTGCGTCGCATTGCGCCTCGCCAAATCCTGAGGTCGATCATGGCCACCGAACAGATGAACAACGAACAGACCAATAACGACGTGAAGATTCCCGACGACGCGCTGATTATCATCCCGGTGCGCGAGATGGTGCTGTTTCCAGGTGCCATCGCACCGATCACGATCGGCCGGGCGAAGTCCATCGCCGCGGCCCAGCAGGCGCTGCGCGAGCAGCGGCCGGTCGGCATCGTCCTGCAACGCAGCGCCGAGATCGAGGAGCCCGGACCGGACGACCTCTACCGGGTCGCGACCATCGCCAACATCGTGCGCTACATCACCGCGCCCGACGGCACCCACCACATCGTCTGCCAGGGCGTGCAGCGCGCGCGCATCCTCGACTTCCTGCCGGGAACGCCGTTCCCGGTGGCGCGCATCCAGCAAATTCCGGAGCCGACCACGAACTCGCCGGAGATCGAGGCGCGCGCCCTGAACCTGCAGCGCCAGGCGATCGAGGCGATTGAGCTGCTGCCGCAGGCGCCGCCCGAGCTCGCCGCGATGTTCCAGGGCACCACCGCGCCCGGCGCGCTGGCCGATCTGGCGACCTCGTTCATGGACATCAAGCCGCAGGACAAGCAGGAGGTGCTGGAGACCATCGACCTCGCCTTGCGCGTCGAGAAGGTGTCGAAGCATCTGGCCGAGCGGCTGGAGGTGCTGCGCATCTCCAACGAGATCGGCCAGAAGACCCGCGCCAGCTTCGACGAGCGGCAGCGCGAGGCGATCCTGCGCGAGCAGATGGCGACCATCCAGCGCCAACTCGGCGAAGGCGACGGCAAGGCGGCCGAGGTCGCCGAGCTGACTTCTGCCATCGCCAAGGCCAACATGCCGCCCGAGGCCGACGCGCATGCCAGGAAGGAGCTGCGCCGCTACGAGCGCATGCCGGAGGCCGCCGGCGAAGCCGGCATGGTCCGCACCTATCTCGACTGGCTGATCGAGCTGCCCTGGGCGCTGCCCGCGGAGAAGCCGATCGACATCAAGGAAGCGCGCCGAATCCTGGATGCCGACCATTTCGGCCTGGAGAAGATCAAGGGCCGGATCATCGAATATCTGGCGGTGCGCAAGCTCGCGCCGCAAGGCAAGGCGCCGATCCTGTGCTTCGTCGGTCCGCCCGGCGTCGGCAAGACCTCGCTCGGCCAGTCCATCGCGCGCGCGATGGACCGCCCCTTCGCGCGCGTCAGCCTTGGCGGCGTGCATGACGAGGCCGAGATCCGCGGCCACCGGCGCACCTATATCGGCGCGCTGCCGGGCAACATCATCCAGGGCATCAAGAAGGCGGGCGCGCGCAACTGCGTCATGATGCTGGACGAGATCGACAAGATGGGCCGCGGCGTGCAGGGCGATCCGTCGGCTGCGATGCTGGAGGTGCTCGACCCCGAGCAGAACGGGACGTTCCGGGACAATTACCTGGGCGTGCCCTTCGACCTGTCGCGCGTTGTGTTCATCACGACCGCCAACATGCTGGACCAGATCCCGGGTCCGCTGCTCGACCGCATGGAGGTGATCAGCCTCGCCGGCTACACCGAGGACGAGAAGCTCGAGATCGCACGGCGCTATCTGGTGCGGCGACAGCTCGAGGCCAACGGCCTCTCGGCCGAGCAGGCCGAGATCGAGCCGGAGGCGCTGAAGCTGGTGGTCAAGGGCTACACCCGTGAGGCCGGCGTGCGTAACCTCGAGCGCGAGATCGGCAAGCTGTTCCGGCATGCCGCGGTGCAGGTCGCCGAGGGCACGGCCGCGAAGATCGTGGTGAAGGCCAAGGACATCGCCACCGTGCTCGGCCAGCCTCGCTTTGAAGGCGAGATCGCTCAGCGCACCAGCATTCCGGGCGTGGCCACCGGCCTTGCCTGGACGCCGGTGGGCGGCGACATCCTGTTCATCGAGGCTTCGCGGGTGCCCGGCAAGGGCGGCATGATCCTGACCGGCCAGCTCGGCGACGTCATGCGCGAGAGCGTGCAGGCGGCGATGACGCTGGTGAAGAGCAGAGCCGCTCAGCTCGGCATCGATCCGCACACGTTCGAGAAGAGCGACATCCACGTTCACGTGCCGGCGGGGGCGACCCCGAAGGACGGACCGAGCGCGGGCGTTGCGATGTTCACCGCGCTGACGTCGCTGCTCACCAACCGGACGGTGCGCAGCGACACCGCCATGACCGGCGAGATCTCGCTGCGCGGCCTGGTGCTGCCGGTCGGCGGCATCAAGGAGAAGGTGGTCGCAGCCGCGGCCGCAGGCCTGAAGCGGGTGATGCTGCCGGCGCGCAACAAGCGGGACTACGACGACATCCCGCAGAGCGCGCGGGACAACCTCGAATTCATCTGGCTGGAGCGCGTCGACGAGGCCATTGCAGCGGCGCTCGAGTCGGTCGGGGCCAAGGTCGAAGCGGCGGAGTGAATGCGATGAAGGGACTGCTGGAAACGGCGAAGAGATCGCGGAAGACGCAGCGGCTGCGCCAGTTGCTCGATCGCGCGATCGACCGGGTTCGCGACGCACTGGCGGCGTCCGGGCCGCAGCTTCAACCCATTCCGGTCCGGGTGAAGCGCCGCAAGGGTTGAGCCCTCCGTCTCAGGCCCTCGCGGCTGCCCAAACAAAAGGCCCCCTCTGACCCGAGGGGGCCTTTGCGTTGTTAGCCCACGGCGTCCTTGGCAGCCTTGACCGGGCGGGCGCGGACGATCTTCCGGGCCGGCTTGGCCTTGAACATCATCTCTTCGCCCGTGAACGGGTTGGTGCCCTTGCGCGCCTTGGTCGCGGGCTTCTTGATGACCACGAACTTGGCGAAGCCCGGCACCAGGAACAGGCCGTTCTTCTTGAGCTCCTTGTGACCGACGTCGGTCAGCGTTTCCATGACGCTCTTGACGTCGCGCTTGGAAAGCTCGGTGGCGGTCGCAATCTTTTCGATCAACTGCGATTTGGACATTTGGGTTGGCATCGTGTCTCCTCTGATTCGTTGCCGGTTGCATATTAGACCAACCGGCGAAGGCCTATAGCCTTCTGCACAGTTTTGTCGCGGTTTTACGGGCTTTTTTGCCCTCCTGTGGCAAAAAACCCTGCTTTTTAGCTACTTCCTGAGCGGGAGAAGCCTCGGGCAGCGGATTTTGCCTTGTTTCAAAGGCCCGCACGACATCTTGCTAGAACTGATTCGCCGCTCTCGACAAGCGACGACCGGCCTCTTTGTGAAAGGAGACGCGCGATTCACCCTGGAAAACAAGGCTAGACGCGCTCGATGATGATGGCCGGCGCCATGCCGCCGGCAGCGCACATCGTGACGAGACCGCGCTTCAGATCGCGCCGTTCGAGCTCGTCGAGCACGGTGCCGATCAGGATCGAGCCGGTGGCGCCGATGGGATGACCGAGCGCAATCGAGCCGCCATTGACGTTGACCTTGGCGCGATCGAGCTTGAGGTCGCGGATGTATTTTTCCGCCACCACCGCAAACGCCTCGTTGATCTCGAACAGGTCGATGTCGTCGACGGTCAGCCCCGCCTTCGCCAGCACCTTGCGGGTCGCCGGCACCGGCGCGTTCAGCATCAGGGTCGGCGAGTCCCCCATGTTGGCCATCGCCACGACACGGGCGCGGGCCTTAAGCCCATGTGCCCTGGCGTAAGCGGGCGAGGCGAGAAGAATCGCGGCGGCGCCGTCGACGACGCCGGACGAATTGCCGGCGTGGTGCACGAAATCGATCTCGATATCAGGATATTTCTGGAGGATCAGGCCGCGATAGGTCGTGCCCTTGTCGTCGAGCGCATAGTCGGCGATCGCCGGGAATGCCGGCTTCAGGCTGCTCAGACCCTCCATCGTGGTTTGCGGCCGCGGATACTCCTCGTGGTCGAGCGCGAGGCTGCCGTCCTCGCGGTGGACGGGCACGAGGCTCTTGTTGAAGTGACCGTTCGCCATCGCATGGCTGGCACGCTTCTGGCTTTCCAGCCCGATCGCGTCGACGTCGCTTCGCGTGATGCCTTCCAGGGTCGCGATCGCATCCGCACAGACGCCCTGATGCGACTGCGGATGCCGCGCGCGCAGGCGCAGATTGCCCGAGTCCATCATCATCGGGCCGCCGCCGCGGCGGCCCTCCATCGACATCATCTCGCAGCCGCCGGCGATGACGAGGTCTTCCGCGCCCGCCATGATCGAGCTTGCGGCCATGTTGACGCTGGTGATGCCGCTTCCGCAGAAGCGGTCGAGCGTCACGGCGCTGGCGCGCACGTCGTAGCCGGCATCGAGCGCCGACATCCGGCCGAGATCGCCGCTTTGGGTCGCGACCTGCGCGCTGCAGCCCCAGACGATATCGTCGACATCGGCCGTGTCGATGCCGGTGCGCATCGCAAGCGCGCGCAGCACGGTTGCGCCCAGCTGCTGCGGATGAATGCCCGAAAGCGCTCCCTTGCCGGCCTTGCCGACGCCCCGCGGGGTCCGGCAGGCATCGATGATCAGCGCGTCAGCCATTGGCGTTGTCCTCTTGCTATGAGTGTCGAGGCGTTGTGAATCAGGGGGAGATGGGAGTCAATGCGGTGGCTTCTCTTCACCTCGCCCGCACGCGGCGAGAGCCGAAGACCCCGAGACCTCCGCTACGCTCCCGCCGCGTTTTTCGCGATCACGTTGCGGTAGAAACTGGCGCTGAGTTTCGGCGTGCGGACCTGGGTGTCGAAATTGACGTGATAGAGCCCAAAGCGCTTGTTCAGGCCATACACCCATTCGAAATTGTCCATCAGGCTCCAGAGGAAATAGCCGCGCACCGGCACGCCTTCGGCGGTGGCGCGCTGGAGCTGGGCGAGATAGTTGCGCAGGTACATGATGCGGTCGGTGTCATAGATTTTGCCGTCGGGCATGACCGCATCGTCGGCGGAGGCGCCGTTCTCGCTGATATAGATCGCATCCGTCTTCCAGATCTTGGCCGCCAGCTTCGGCACCCAGTAGATCGTCTCGGGCCCGACGCGCAGCCAGTCCGAATTCATGTGCGGGAACGATTTCGGGATCGGCAGCGGCACGAATCCCGCGCCCTGGTCGGACGCCACCACGTAATTCTGCGGCGCGTAGATGTTGAGGCCGAGAAAGTCGACCGGCGAGGAGATGATCTTCAGCTCGGCATCAGTGTATTTCGGCGCGTTGGCCCCGGCGAATTTCAGGAAAGCGTCGGTATAGCGGCCCGTCATGATGACGTTGAGATAGCCCGCGTTCATCTCGCGCAGCGCGATTGCCGCGGCGCGAACGTTCTCAGGCGTGTCGATCGCAGGCGCGCAGGCATCGATGTTCTCGGCCGGCCCCACCCTGGTGCCGCGGCGGCCATGGGCGCGCACCGCCTGCACCGCGAGCCCATGCGCGAGCGCGCTGTTGTGCCGGATCTGGTTGACCTCGGCTTGCGGCAGCGTCATGCCCGGCGCGTCGATGCCGAGACCATAGCCGAAATAGACGAAGCGGCCGCTCTCGTTCAGCGTGAACACGTTCCTGACCCGATCAGTCAGATGCGCGGCGACATAGGCCGCGTAGTCGCCGAAGATCTTGCAGGTCTCCGTCGAGCGCCAGCCGCCGAAGCGGTCCTCCAGCGATTGCGGCAGGTCCCAGTGATAGAGCGTCAGCCACGGCTCGATGCCGTTCTTGAGGAGCTCGTCGATCAGACGATCGTAGAAATCGAGCCCCTTCGGGTTGGGCTTGCCGTCGCCGTCCGGAAACAGCCGCGGCCAGGCCACCGAGAAGCGATAGGCCTTGCAGCCGAGCGCCCTGATGAGCGCGATGTCCTCCTTGTAGCGGTGGTAGTGCTCATTGGCGCGGTCGCCAGTGGTGCCGTCCTCGATCTTGCCGGGGATGCGCACGAACTTGTCCCAGATCGAGGCCCCACGCCCGTCCTCGTTGACCGCGCCCTCGACCTGATAGGACGAGGTCGCCGTGCCCCAGACGAAGCCCGCCGGAAAATCGTTCGCGTTACGCGGCGACGCTGCCGGCCTGGCGTCGGCAGGGTCGAGCGCACCGGTCATCCCGGCTGCGGACAGCCCCGCGATTTTCGCGAACTGGCGACGCGAGACCTTGTCCGGCATTGAGGCTTCTCCGCTTCCGAGCTGTTGCGGGCGCACAATGGCGAGTCCAGGGCGGTTTGAGAAGCAAGCTTTGGGAAAAAGCGGATGCAAGTTCCGCCGGTTACGAGAGGACGCCCCGTGGCTGGCGGCCTTTCGCAAGAGTGCGCTCATCCTGGCGCCGCTCCTGCCCGAATGCCTTGGCACTACGCTTGACAGGCCAAAATGATCAGATCATAATAATTGTGATGATCAAAAGTGTGACAATATCGGAGCGCAGAGCAGGAGCGGAAGCGGCTTCGCCGGCCTATCGCCGCGTTCCCGCCTACCTGATCAGACGACTGCAGATGATCTCGACCGCCATCATTGCGGAGGAGTTCGATGGCGAGGACATGCCGGTGCCGCAATGGGCGGTCTTAACGATTCTCGAAAACCATCCGGGCATCGATCAGAGCTGCCTCGCCGGACTCGTCGGCATCGACAGGACGAATACGGGCCGTCTTGTCGATCAACTCGAAGCCAAAGGCCTCGTGGAACGGCACCCCAGTGATGCAGATCGGCGAGTCTGGATCCTTCGCTGCACCGCGCTCGGACACAAGACCAGAAAGCGATTACGTCGCCGCGCTCTGGATACCCAAGAAAGGCTGCTGTCCTGTCTCGACCCGAGAGACCGTGAACTGTTTGTCGACTTGTTGTCGCGCGTAGTTGCGGCGAATGAGGAATATGTCCGTCCTGGAGCAGGCCGCAGGAAGAGACGATCGCGCTAACAACCTTGCTGGAGGCGAATGCCGTGAACAAGTCCAGTCGCTCCGTCGCTGCCGTCGGTCTTCTCCTTTGCGCCATCGCCTGCTCGTGTTCTGCCGTGGCAGCGCGCGACTGGCCGCAACGGACTGTTCGTTTGATTGCACCCGTGCCGGCGGGGAGCGCGTCCGACCTCAGCGCCCGGCTGTTTGCCGAACAACTTTCCCAACGTTGGGGACATCCCGTCATCGTCGAAAACCGGCCAGGAGCCGACGGGGTGATCGGCGTTTCCGCCTTTCTCGGCACTGCCGACGATCATGCGCTGCTTTATGCAATCTCGGCTGTCTTTACGCTCCACCCGATCACGCACGAGAAACTGCCTTACGATCCGGTTCGCGAGCTTGTCCCGATCGCGCCGACGTCGGATGTTGTCCTTGCGATAGCCGTCCCCGAGAAAAGTTCGGCCCGCTCGCTCGGCGATCTTTTTGAAACCGCTCGCGTTCAACCGGGCAAGCTGAACTGGGCCAGTTCGCCGGGGCTTCCTCCTTTCGTGGTAGGCGGGTTCTTGAAGAAGGCGAAACTGGATCTTTCGGTGGTGCCCTATCGCGACCTTGCCCCTGCTCTTCAGGATCTCGGCGAAGGCCGCATCGCCATGTTGGTTCACGCGCTCACCGTCATCCTGCCGCAAGTGCAATCGCACCGTGCGCGGCTCCTCGCCGTTGCGAGCGAGCATCGCATTCCGCTGGCAAGCGATGTGCCGACCGTCGCCGAAGCCGGTTTCCCGGAGCTTCGCATGGACGGCATCGTCGGCTTTTTCGGCAGGCGCGGGATGCCTGACGCGTTGCGCGACCAGATCTCATCCGACGTCGGCGCTGTCGCAAGCGAACCCGGCATTCGCGACAGACTGGCTGCCGTCGGACAATCCGTCCGCACGGGAAGCGCAGCCCAGTTTTCCGAACTCCTCAATGAGCACCGCCGCCGCCTTGCCGATCTTGCAATGGCGATCGACTACAAGGCGAGCCAGTAATCGCCATCGCGCCGTCAGGCAGGAGACCAACGTGACATCCACGCCCTGGCACGATCTGTTGGGACTGATCAACGGCTTTCAGATCACGCAGGCCATCCGAGTGGCTGCGACGCTCCGGATCGCCGATCATCTGAAGGACGGGCCACGGCCTGCAAAAGAGCTGGCATTTCTGACGCAGAGCAACCCCGATGCGCTCTACCGCCTGCTCCGGGCACTCGCCGCGGTCGGCGTCTTCCGGGAGGACGAGGGCCGGAGCTTTGCGCTGACGCCGATGGGCGATTGCCTGCGAGAGGATTCAGCGACACCCATAGGAGGCTGGGCGGAGCATGTCGGTAGTCCCGCTTACTGGCAGGCGTGGGGACACCTGTTGCATAGCGTGAGGACCGGGGACAACGCGTTCAGATCCCTGCACGGGATGGATGTCTGGGAATATCGCTCCCGTCACCCCGAAGCCAATTCCCTCTTCAACCGGGCGATGAGCGATATGTCCAAAGGCGGCAGCGAGGCCGTGGTCAATGTCTATGATTTCTCGAGCTTCAGTCGCATTGTTGATGTTGGCGGAGGACACGGCTCGCTGCTGGCTGCAATCCTGCGGGATTCACCCCGAGCCCATGGTACGCTGTTCGATCAGCCGCAAGTCGTTGCCGGTGCCGGCGCGCGACTGCGAGAACTTGGCGTCATTGATCGCTGCAACATCGTCGGCGGAAGCTTCTTCGATGCGGTGCCGGAGGGTGGAGACGCATACATCTTGAGACATATCATCCACGATTGGGAAGACGGCGAGGCGATCGCCATCCTCCAGTCCTGCCGCCGCGCCATGCAGAATTCGGCAAAGCTGCTGCTGATTGAACGAACCGTGGCGCCGCCCAACCAGCTTCCGGGAAAATTTAGCGATCTCAACATGCTCGTCGCGCCGGGCGGACGAGAACGCACCGGTGACGAATATGCGGCCCTGCTCGCAGGTTCGGGATTCGAACTCATGCGCGTGCTGCCCGCCGGCTCCTTCAGCGTGATCGAGGCACGGCCGCGTCGAGCCTCATTCGCAACTGGCGAACCCGGCGGTTAGAGCGCTCGGTGGTCAGCGTGGGCGCTTCGGCAACTTTGGCAGCCTGCCGGGATTGAACGGCGGGCCCTGCTCGGCTGGTTGTTCACGTGCCGGCGGCTGCCCTTCGGTGAGGATGAGCGTCCCCTGCAGAATCATTCCCGGCACTTGCTGTGCCCTCGCGGTGTAAGTCGCGATCTTGCCGGGGCAGTTTCCCTCGATGTCCAAAGTGAGCTCGTCCTCCACGCCGAACACCGTTGCACGTCCGTCGGTATGGCGCTTTGTTGACACGGTCGCGGTGAAGCGATCTCCATCGACCCGACAGGAGCCGTGATACGTCATCAGGCTGTCGCGGCCCCAAATCTGTCCGTCTGCGACATGGACGATCCCGGTGCCCTGATCGAGCGGCGTCTTGTACCACGCCGCATATGTGCCGTCCTTCAGCATGGGAGCAGTCTTCCCTGGCATTCCCGCGCAATGATCCGCATGATCAGCGCTAAGGACCAGTTAATCGCGCGGCCCGTGCCAATCCGGTGTATTCCTGCGCAGTTCGGCCTCAAGCTCCTCGATGATGCCATGAAGCAGACACGCGGCGAGCGGATCAGTCACTTCCCGCTCCAAATGCCGATAACGCGCAATCTGGAATTCCTGCTCTCTCAACTGGCGCTCGGTCATCAGATGGACCCTCCGGCGAATTGACGCGGAGATCGCCGAGCGGTTTCGTTAAAATTTTCCGATCATTTGTCATGGTTGCTGGTTGGTAAAGACAACGCCGCGCGAACCTTTCGCCGGCGCCGGGACCGTCCAAAGGGACTTCCCCCTAAGAGCACAGCCGAAGCCAGATGTCTTTGCTCGCCAACGTCCCGCTCGGGGTGGCAATCTCCATGTCCACGACGTGAAGAGAGCCGGGCTGGTCTCCATAGATGTATTTGAGATGCCACATGCGGCCCAGGTCCGGCGAAATGACAAAATCGTCCAGTCCGTCGGTAATGGCTCTGATCGCTTCGCGGTGCGTCAAGGGCGCGGAAGACATCGCATCGATCAGATTGGCGAGGCTGATGCCCTCGACGAGCAGGAGGCGCGCGACTTCATCACCGTAAACATGTCGGAGCGCTGCAACGATAGCGGCGACGGCATCCGGATTCTTCAACGACACGGCAAAGCGAGCCTCCGGACGCATGATGCCGGAAGCGGGTTATTTTACGCAAGCGATCCGCGCGCGCGAGCGCAGACAGCTCTGCCTTGACGTGCTTAAAACGTCACCCGCATCCCCGCGTAGAATGCCCTTGGCCTTGCCGGGCTCAGCGAGCGCGGGTCGGTAAAATCGTTGCCGCCGTTGGCGAAGTTGGGCACGGCTTCGCGGTCGAAGAACTGTCCGTAAGTCGCGTATCGCCTGTCGAAGACGTTGTCGATCTTGCCGTAGAGCTGAATATTCTTCGTCACCTGATAGGAGGTGTGGAGATTGAACACGGTGTATGACGGCAGCTTGCCAAACTGATTGGACTCG
This region includes:
- a CDS encoding class II aldolase/adducin family protein — protein: MTADELAKRQAIIDACRRMNALGINQGTSGNISVRHVGGLLVTPTSVPYEAMTPDQIVFMTMDGAHAADQKPSSEWRFHRDILKLRPDVDAVVHAHPTYCTVLAIMGMEIPPVHYMIAAAGGDSIRCAPYATFGTAELSEYAVRALEGRLACLLDHHGMIAIGKTLDKAIWLAVEVETLARQYHGCLQIGQPPLLPSAEIDRVRQRMAGYGLSEG
- a CDS encoding MarC family protein — encoded protein: MLDFALSAFVTLLLVVDPVGLAPAFLAATGGMPDTVKRMIALRAPLIAASILVVIALVGNWLLRQLGIGIPAFQIAGGLLLFGVSYQMIFGDRPHREAREADKATSEHASDVAVFPLAIPMMAGPGAIATTLLLSGDAGYGTRLAIIIAVVLAVCLVCMLCFVSAHLIARTLGRTGNAVLSRVLGMLLAAYSVQFVINGIAAVRTSLS
- a CDS encoding ferritin-like domain-containing protein; this translates as MAKRSKKRTTKKTAARRPRQAPKMLSDLFLETLKDIYFAENKIIKTLPKMAKAAQSKDLAAAFNKHLRETQGQVKRLDQIFKMLGKPARGKPCEAINGITDEGAEIMKEFKGAPALDAGLLSAAQAVEHYEISRYGTLRTWAEELGMQDAARLLQATLEEEEATDHTLTELATSVINLEAEDEYRAAA
- a CDS encoding Hsp20/alpha crystallin family protein yields the protein MQPKNPLDWMLSEALDTLTRADRLRQQFGRQEACWEPPIDVLETEHELLILVALPGVNPDNVETVIHDGVLVISGQRTLPPELRNARIHRLELPQGRFERRIALPLGRYAISRFVMDGCVALRLAKS
- the lon gene encoding endopeptidase La; this translates as MATEQMNNEQTNNDVKIPDDALIIIPVREMVLFPGAIAPITIGRAKSIAAAQQALREQRPVGIVLQRSAEIEEPGPDDLYRVATIANIVRYITAPDGTHHIVCQGVQRARILDFLPGTPFPVARIQQIPEPTTNSPEIEARALNLQRQAIEAIELLPQAPPELAAMFQGTTAPGALADLATSFMDIKPQDKQEVLETIDLALRVEKVSKHLAERLEVLRISNEIGQKTRASFDERQREAILREQMATIQRQLGEGDGKAAEVAELTSAIAKANMPPEADAHARKELRRYERMPEAAGEAGMVRTYLDWLIELPWALPAEKPIDIKEARRILDADHFGLEKIKGRIIEYLAVRKLAPQGKAPILCFVGPPGVGKTSLGQSIARAMDRPFARVSLGGVHDEAEIRGHRRTYIGALPGNIIQGIKKAGARNCVMMLDEIDKMGRGVQGDPSAAMLEVLDPEQNGTFRDNYLGVPFDLSRVVFITTANMLDQIPGPLLDRMEVISLAGYTEDEKLEIARRYLVRRQLEANGLSAEQAEIEPEALKLVVKGYTREAGVRNLEREIGKLFRHAAVQVAEGTAAKIVVKAKDIATVLGQPRFEGEIAQRTSIPGVATGLAWTPVGGDILFIEASRVPGKGGMILTGQLGDVMRESVQAAMTLVKSRAAQLGIDPHTFEKSDIHVHVPAGATPKDGPSAGVAMFTALTSLLTNRTVRSDTAMTGEISLRGLVLPVGGIKEKVVAAAAAGLKRVMLPARNKRDYDDIPQSARDNLEFIWLERVDEAIAAALESVGAKVEAAE
- a CDS encoding HU family DNA-binding protein codes for the protein MPTQMSKSQLIEKIATATELSKRDVKSVMETLTDVGHKELKKNGLFLVPGFAKFVVIKKPATKARKGTNPFTGEEMMFKAKPARKIVRARPVKAAKDAVG
- a CDS encoding acetyl-CoA C-acetyltransferase; this translates as MADALIIDACRTPRGVGKAGKGALSGIHPQQLGATVLRALAMRTGIDTADVDDIVWGCSAQVATQSGDLGRMSALDAGYDVRASAVTLDRFCGSGITSVNMAASSIMAGAEDLVIAGGCEMMSMEGRRGGGPMMMDSGNLRLRARHPQSHQGVCADAIATLEGITRSDVDAIGLESQKRASHAMANGHFNKSLVPVHREDGSLALDHEEYPRPQTTMEGLSSLKPAFPAIADYALDDKGTTYRGLILQKYPDIEIDFVHHAGNSSGVVDGAAAILLASPAYARAHGLKARARVVAMANMGDSPTLMLNAPVPATRKVLAKAGLTVDDIDLFEINEAFAVVAEKYIRDLKLDRAKVNVNGGSIALGHPIGATGSILIGTVLDELERRDLKRGLVTMCAAGGMAPAIIIERV